A region of the Ochotona princeps isolate mOchPri1 chromosome 9, mOchPri1.hap1, whole genome shotgun sequence genome:
CAGTGCCTTGGAAAATCACACAACCTTTCACCAGCTCTCCCATGATGCAACCCACTGACCAGATAtcaactgaaaataaaatgaaatgataaaattaaGATGGGCCATGGACAAAAACAAAGGTGAGGACGAGGAATTCTACCAGTGCACTAGACACACAGAAATGGGAAATCAACTGCTAGCTAAGGGTGAACTCTTCACACAATACGAATGATTGCTGACCTCTATTTTAGCCTTCAGTTTGCAGCAATCTGGGGTTTTAGTGTCAAAGATTCCAATACTTTAcggcttaaaaaaaactaaaacaaaaaccagaaacaagAGGTGCCTGTGAACACAAAGCCTTGAGGGCCAGGAGCCCCCCGCCCAGGCTCCCTCCCGTGAAGGATACAGTCTCTTCCTGGGAACAGGACTTTATGGAGGACCATTTCTGCCATGATGCACCCGACAGACCAGATGTCCACTACCAAACACCAGGTGGTTACAAACCAGCGAGAGAGCCCGGCACCGCTTTCCTCCAAACCCCCTCCCAGGCAAGTTCCCTAGGGAGCTTTGATGACAGGTGGGCAATGTTTGGTGGGGCTAGTGTGCAAGTCTGGGCTTGGAGAAGCTGTGCCTGTGGCATACCCACTTTTCCTGTGGGGTCTTAGCAGCACAGGCAGAGCTATGGAGAGGCCCCTGCCGGAGGAGGTGAGTGAGAATGAACTGGGCACCCGATCCTCTCATCAACCAGAGCACCTACACGCACTGACAGCGAAACTCACTTCCACCGACCTGGCAAAACTTacaatctgttttctttcttttcctttctttcccccctcccccaccaaactTGTTCAAGTTTCAAAGAGCTCTGATACTACCAGAACAAGCTCAGTTTTGATGTTAAGAAAGCACCAGATTTTTACCTTAGAGAATGTGCTGCTTTATTCAAGttcaaaacatcaatgagatcAGTGGTGCTGGGGCTGAGGACAGCGAGCACCCTTACGGGAGATGCCCAGGGACAGCGgaaggccccagccctggccctcctTTGGACACGCTGACCTCAGCTGCATGCCCAGCATCTGCACACATTTCTAGCAGCAGTTACACTAGTTAAGAAGTTTGAAAGTAATttcaacagtgattttttttttttaaataaatgccctTATCCACCATCAATctaaaataaatgatttctcaTCTATGGACTACGAAAACATATAGAACAGGGTACCCATATGTTTTACACAGTTCCAAGGAAAAACTGTTGGCAATCTAGTGCTATTTTTAAACATCAGCCTTTGATGGCCCCTTCTGTACCTACCATTCTCTTTGTAGCCCATACCCAGGATGACTTCAGGTGCCCGATAGTACCGTGTTACCACGTAGGGGGTCATCATGAAGTTGGTGCATGCTGTCCGGGCCAGGCCGAAGTCAAGGATCTTAAGGGTGCAGTCTGATTTCACTACAATGTTGCTAGGCTTCAAGTCCTAGGATAGAAAGGGTTTAAACGAATAGAGTGAACTTCACATTGCGTGGGTTGGTGAAGTCAGTGCCTACTGAAGTGAGTGAATGCAGAGAGAAGGGCAGAATTACACTCAGGTTTGGTAATGATTTGGGAAAATTCTCTTGAACTGGAACTCATCAAAATCAGGCTCAGAAGGTCCAGAGTTCCCCTCCTGTGGAATCCTCCAGAGAACTGCACAATCCAGCCAGGGGTCTCCCAGGCAGTGCTGTCTGGCCCTGGCATCCACCCCCCACCACTCCACCCTCCCAGCCTAGTTTGCCTTCAGTTCCTCCAACACAATTCCACAAATCCTCACACTCACTCCTAGGCCAGGGCAGCATGGACCAGTAGAAACAATGCTAACCTTATGTGTATAACCTAGATTTTCTAGCAGTCACGTAGAAAAGAGTAAACAGAATtagatgaaactaaatttaatAATTAACTCTATTTAACTCAATATATCCATCGCATTATCATATTAAAGTGTAAGCAACACTGAATAATCAATCTCTGGTTGCTCCATAAAGTCCATTCTGTACTTGACAACTATGGCTTCAGCCCATGTGCTCCAACAGTCCCTCATGGCCATCACTCCAGAGAGCACAAGCCCAGAATTTGTTGGCCTCCCTGTACTCTGAAAATGTTTCCTTGGAATGAACCTTTCCACCACCCTCCACTGACATCAAGTGCCTAACACATTGTGCAAGGGCCTTCCTTCATGTCAAATTCCACATTCCAGAACCTTCCTCAGCCCATAGGAGGTTGACTTTTGTGTGAGAACTACAAATTGAGCTACAACTGTTTTCTAGACAATCCATATCTATTCTTCCTCAGATGCATTTCTGCAACATTAAATGGCAAATCACTGCCACATGGAAGCACATAGGGAACTTTTAAATGTGAAGTTTCATGTTTCATAAAGCTGTTAAGCACCTGAGTCCTAGACATCCCAGCTGCCGGgccacaggccaggccacaaacagaccATAGACAGGCCTCAGGCTTCAGACAGGCTGCAGACAGGCCACAGGCCTCAGACAGGCCACAGACGGGCCGCAGACAGGCCATAAACGGGCCAGATGGGCTGCAGACAGGCTGTAGGCCTTAGACAGGTCTCAGACAGGCCGCAGACAGGCCACAGACAGGCCACAGACAGGCCTGACAGGCCACAGAGAGGCCTCAGATAGGCCACAGACAGGCCACAGAGAGGCCTCAGATAGACCACAGATAGGCCACAGACAGTCCTGACAGGCCACAGAGAGGCCTCAGATAGGCCTCAGACAGgcctcaggccacagacaggccTGACAGACCACAGACAGGCCTGACAGACAGACCACAGACAGGTTGGAGACAGGCCTGGCAGACCACAGACAGGCTTCCGACAGGTTAGATAGGCAGTCTCAGAAAGTCAGCCTCAGACAGGCCTCAGAGAGGCGGCAGACACGTAGCCTCAGACAGGCTGGAGACAGGCAATAGACACGCAGCAGACAGGCCTCAAAAACGAGGACAGCTGTGGGGTTGCTATCAGGATTAGCAGAAGGTGACTTAAAAATGTGCAGCCACAATGATGTCTCAAAAACAGTTTATTCAGCATAATGTTTAAAAGTATAGCAAAGCCTGGTGTTGTGATACAATGGGTTAAATTTCTGCCTGAAATTCTGGTATCTCATATGAGAGCCCGTTCAAATCCCCACTGCTCTGCTCACACACCCGGTAAGGCAGTAGTAGATAGCCCaacagcttgggcccctgtctctcacatgggagacccagacagagctcctggttcctggcttcagcctgggctgctgtggccatctggcgaGGGAAATCAGCACTTGAAAGCTCTCCCCCATctccctctgcactctccaccTACCACTCCCTTTCTCAGACTCTGATCTTCAAGTGAATgagtaaatcattttaaaacaacaaacaaaaatgcaacaGAAATCCTTGCCAGGTGCCAGGAGAAGACCTCTCTTGGCCATCCCAGTCCTCTCAGGGCATGTACCCCTTGGTATCCATGGGAGGATTCCAGGATCCCTCATGGGTACCAGTCTGTGGATGCTCAATTCCTTATACAAAAAAAGGTGTGATATTTGCATAGAAAACACACACAACCTTTTGCATGCTTTAAGTCACCTCTACATGACACACACTACCTAACATAGTGTAAGTGCTTTGCAAATAGTTGCCATACTGTAATGTGCAGGGGGAAAGTGCAAAAGGAAAAAGTGTATACCTGTTCAgaacatttcaaaaaaatctttagtACAAGCCTGCAGAGGTAGGGATGGCAGTTCTTCACCACAGCAGCACCCAAGAGCCAACCTGGGCTAGcaccagcagcacagctgcaGGACGGCAAAGGTGATTGCAGCAGGGCCAGTACAACTATGGAAACTATCTCAGTGGCTTGACCTGAGCCAAACAGAAATCACACCCACCTCAAGATACTGCCACTTGTCAAGACACTGTTCTCATGGCCTGATATTGTTGAAACAACACACTTTACTGCCATCTTTTGGAAAGCAGTGATAAAACTCGGGCCTGAATGTCTGCAGCTGGGGTTCTGGATGAGTCAATGCCCATATCATGTCTGATGCCTGCCAATTCAACGAGCATTAGAGGCCACAGGGACTCCTGCGAGCGTTCCACACCCATGGACTCTGCCCAGCCTCTGCAGTACAACTTTCCTGAACTCAATGAACCTTCAGAATCAACAAGGCAGGGTCAAGGCAGTTCTCCTCAAAACTTGAAAGCCATCAGGAACCAGAAAAGCAGGacacacccacaaacacacatgccCAAGCTTCATGGTTTAGGCTTGATCCACAGAACATGGTTGCAAGGGCATGGTGTTCCCAGGAGCAGCCAACAATGCCACCATTACACACCTGTGATCAAAACCAGACAGGAGCACATGGTGACAGGTGTTTGCTGTCTGAACTGCCCAGGCTCTTCCCCTACAGGaaccttctgctgctctccccagaACTCTCTCACCTCTCAAGCCAAGCACATTTGTGCTGCCCTGTACAGCTAAGTGCACACTGGGGTGACTCCTGGTGAGTACCAGACTCAGCCCCTCCAAAAGGAGGTTTGGGCTACACAGCCTGCCTTGGCAGTGGCTAAGCACAGCTGCATGCCAGGGGACCCAAGCTTACTCTGCTAAGCCCACCTTCTAGGCCTCTGCTAGGGAAGGCAAGGCCATGGGAACCATGGCAGAGCTGCCTCCtcagccctggggagcagcagagctGAGGGGAATAGGGACTGGGGAGGTCACAGAGGTGCACCCTGTGATCCCCTGCTACTGAACAGAAGGGACAGAGGGTTCTATGGCAGCTTTTGAATGCATCACCCTGTTCATGCCACggcccctcctcccatggtgaCTTGGCCGTGACTGAGCAGACAGGAGACAGAGCCCCATGACAGGACTAGGGAACTCAGctgttccccttccctccccttcccccaaggGCTGGATCTGTGCTGCCCTGATGGAATTCCTACCCTTCTGACTTGCTCCTCCTTTTTCCTAGCAGGCTtctccaggaaacccctccctgtCTGGTCCACAGTGGCTAATGTCTTAAGCGGCAAGCCCATGCAATGAGGGATGGAAGGCAACAGAGACATTAACGACTTGGAGCAAAGCTGGGAATTCCAACTGTGctggcccacaacagccaggaaggtCCAGGAAGCAGACCACAGGTGGCTGTAGGAGGTGGTGGCTGTAGAAGGCAGCCAGCAAAACACAGAGACACCTCCCAgagccccacctccaccccaggaaTGGAGCCTCTGCTTGTTTCCAGATCTGGAGGGTCAGATACAAGATCAGCACAGACACAGGGGAGAGCATGGCCGAGACCCCACCTAAGACAGGACTGGGGAGTAGAAGTCTGTGTTCTACCACATGagaatcccagcaaccccattcTCCCCCGAGCCCTCATCCTGTCCCTGGAGCAAGACTTCCAGGACATCTGTGGCCTCTGTGGTCTCTGTGGCTCTGTCCATGCTCTGTCCACACCCAGCACCACCAGtgtctttgtttgtttgcttgcttatatATCAGAGCTcaactttatttttctataattctgagggctacctggacctgttttgggtggaacctgtaggatgccacattgttgcagttcactgagtcagaaatgagttcactcccagctcagtgcatgtgcagtcctgccctatagcccttgcctccttaaacaaaatggcgcccgaagcagctctaggaggcagacccagttgtgaaatctaccctgtttcccacactgcccatctgggtcCTGccgttctgtctctgctcctggtcaaatcaaacagaccagcaggacaagcagttctttgtctgggttcacctcctgagctcacAGTGAAcgacccttcccacctggttgctggtggagtttcagctgccagtggagttcagatcaccacctgctgaatgctgctggtatattagtcattgcaacaccacaccattgtgtccgctgctttcctgtgtctgtcagtctccaggtacccctctgttgttgttctgtcctcttctatttcctggaatgtgccctctttgcttcacattggctaatgtttctctgtccatttaaacatatccttaccctattcggccatcttaaTTCTCTATGCCAGTGTCTTTCAATGCTGCCAGTTCACACACCATTAACCACACACATCATGCACACAGGTGTGGGGAAGGCCTTGCATAGGACTGAGAATGAAACCCAGGGGAGAGAAAATCAACACAAGGTGTAACAAAACTTTTGGAAAAACAGATGATCTCTGCATGACGCCCATGCACCTGGGCAGCAACACACAAGACGGAGTGCATGGGAGTGGCAGACTGAAGAACAGAGCTGAGGCAGAGAACATTCCCAGAGTTCCACCATATGTGCCTGCAAACTCCATGTCCCCAGTTATCAGGGCCAGCGATGAAAACAGTTGTCCACATAAAAGCACAGCACTGCCACAGTTCATACTTCAGAGGACAAATCACAACCAAACTGACACAGGACATACACGAAGACTTAGTAAGCAACAAGACAGCAGTGGAAAGCTCCGGAGCCTACAGGATACCTAGCCACAGGTGCTCTCTGTTCACTGTGACTTTGAACTCACAGTTCTGAATCCAAACTGTTATTTATGTGAGAGGGAAGAACAAAGTTTCAGGCACCTGTAGCCTCTGTTTTTCAGGAAACTGTTCAAAGATGGGCTCCACCAAAACAGGGAGCCATGTGAGTGAAAGAGACATAGGACAGTTAGGATGTGGGAATATGGCAAGTGGGGGGGAGAGGTGAGGGGTCCCTGGGGACATGTGGTGTCAAGAGGTCCAGGATGACATCTGCGTCTGGCACGGGGGTGGCCcgggcagccaggagctggcctgtgcagccaggagcagggtggaggctccagGGGAGATATGCTGAGGAGAGATCTGGGCTCCTGCAGACGCCTGGGGTCAGAGGAGCAGCAAAGAATGCAGAAAAACACTCCCCTAGCTCAACCCACACAGGAACTCCAAAGAGAAATGCATTATCTGCAGGACAAGTCAGGAAAGGAGAAAGTCATATAAACCAGGCATACATACACATCTCAGCTGTGCAGGACAGCTCCAGGGCCAGTGAGGATAGAAGGTACCAGCGTCAGGCGACTGTGCTGGGTGTAGGGCCCAGGGGAAAGGTGCCATGTGCTGAAGATCTGCAACTGCATCTTACGCCCAACACTCAGAACATGTGGGCAAAGAGACCTTAAGATACAGGGGATGAAGTAGGGATCTGTTCTTTACAGACATGTGCAGTTGTGTCTGTTCCTTGTTGAAGATAAAAATCAACGCATCCAGCAAGTTACACAAAGGCTATGCACAGAATGCTCTGAAAAGCATGTGAGTTAAAAGAGCACCTATGGCAGGTCCAAACAGACCAGAGCAGTGTCACTGCAGAGCAGGGGAGGGCGAGACAGATGCCCCTCAACGCAGTCATGGCCACCCACAGCTGGTGATGCAGAACCACagtcctctcctttcttctgtcaATTACATAAACTAAGGAATTGTGGGACTGTAGGTGAAACTTAACAAGCAAAACTGAAAGCGTGTATCTCAGTAGGCACGACAGTGCTGACAAGGGAGACAACTGGTCCACACACAATGGTTTGTGCATGATTTACACATTATAATGGGTACGTCTGGGTCCCTCTCCTTGGGACCTGGGCAGGGCTTGGTGGAGAAGGCAGGCCCTCCCCTGCATGCACCTGTGCACTGCTGAGACTTGGTACTCTGAGTGTGTATCATGCTCACAAGCAAACACGAAAACAGTCAAAGCCTGCCAGAGCTCGACAGGTACGGCAAGCAGGAGGGAACAACACAGAGGTGCGCAATGAAATCATTATCTCATGTCCCCAGGGTTTCCTAAGCACAGCACTAAGCAAATTCAACATTTCTTTGGGCCCTATTCACCTGCTGTGGTAGATGTCAAATACAGTCCCCGGGGCTGTAGTGGTCAGTCCCCATTAGGTATGCTCAGGGGATCAGTTCCAGGgtcttcctccccccccccccgcccctaaGAAAGCTCAAGCCCTCACAAACAACGATGCGGCAGTAGGCATCTGGCACAGCAATCAAGGCACCCATATCCCATATGACAGAGTTCCTGGTGTCAATTCAGGGCTTCGCTTCTGATTTCACCTTCATGCtcatgtacatcctgggaggccaGGTACACGGAAAGCGCCTACCAGTACAGGAGACCCAAATAAAATtccaggcttcaggctttggcctacctcagccctgactgctgtcggcatgcaggagggagctggcagatagagctctctgtctcatctctgctttccaaatacataaataaaatagtaaagaAGTATGTAATCTTCCCTGTACTTTAAATATTGGACACACCATACATGCTATGTAAATAGCTTGCTACACTgtatgttttttgctttttaaatatttcccaCTAGAGGCTGGTTGAGTCTACGGATGGCAACCCATTAAGTAAGGAAACTGACTAGGTCCCACAGAAAACGCCTGTGTGTGATGCAGTTCTTACAAGGcccccaggagcagagacacacgGTTCTCCAATCTCTGGgtgcaagaggaaaaaaaaagtgaggcatATTGCTAAATGTGCCTTCTAAAATTAGTGAGGCCTAAGAATGAGGGAAATTATACTGAAGCCTAAAAATTAACAATTGCATTTTAGAGATATTAAGATTGCCTTAAGTTATGCAAAGGTCTGTAAAATTTTCAACAACAGAAGTAGAATGGCATGTTAGGAAATCTTCATGCTAAATAAGCTTAGTGTTACAAACAATTTGTAGAGAATTTGCTTATGCAACATGCTGTTCTAAATGACCACTGGGTGGCAGCAAAGGCTGTATTTGGTCACAAACCCAACGCTGAATCAGCCTGCCAGGTCTCAGCACAGACAGGCCTGCCCTGGAGTTGGCCTTGGCCAGGGACCTGCGCTCACATGCAGTGGTGTGGGTGCTGCCCATTGTGGGAGGCCTCTGTCCACGGGCTGCGATGAATTGCACCTTTCCTGACACAAGCAGATCAGAAGGTATTAACGCTACTATCACAGCAAACAACTGCTCACTCCCAGCCTCCTTGTCTTGGCGACACTGTCTTCTTCCCCACAGAGATTTTAGTCCAGAAAAGAAGTACTTCTTACTGTTAGAACTTAAACTCTAAAAACagtctggactctatgcttggtatatgtttgcaatgaaagaatctcatgtgaacttgaacttgggtaatgcaacaagatggaggaatccaccatggggggagggtttggggaggggtggggggaatgccagtgcctataaaactgtttcacataatgcaatgtaattaattaattaaaaaacccAGTCTTTCAACAAGATCAGTATACTAACAACCTAGGGATTGCTAAGAGTATCTGTGATAAAATGCTGATATTCTCCTCTGGTCTCACTCAACATTTTaacggattttttttttaagatttatttatttttattacaaagtcagatgtacagagaggaggagaggcagagaggaagatcttccatccaatgattcacttcccaagtgactgcaatggtagAAGCTGAAccgacctgaaaccaggagccaggaacttcttccaggtctcccacgcgggtgcagggtcccaaggctttgggccatccttgactgctttcccaggccacaaacagggagcctgatgggaagtggggctgccgggattagaaccagtgcccatatgggatcctggcacgttcaaggtgaggactttagctgctaggccaccgcgccaggcccttaactgattttttaaaaaaatattctatcaTGAAGTTCTGCTTGCCCACTGGTTCCAGTCAGCCAGCTCAGAGGATCACCTCACTCCCTGGGTTTTAACGGCCACCTCCTGCCATTCAAATTCCAGGCTCAGGCAGTGCGGCGACTCTCCTGGAACTGCTCCAGATGCTGACTGTGTCCAGACAGCCGGCTCCCtcagggaggtgggggtgggcgtCCTCATGATTCCAGAAACTCATGATGCAGTATAATTTAAGAGTTCTCAGGAAACTGCACTGCTTGAGATTCAACCTCTGATTTTCTCCCAACCCAAATCTAAATTTCTtgccagttaaaaatgaaacttCAGGGGCAAGGTCTAGCTGTTAACTCTAGTTAAGAGAGCTTCATCCTACGCTGTAGAacctggcttcagttcctggctctggctccacagCTGCTCCGAGTGtagacccaggaggcagcagtgatggcttccaTACCTGAGCTGCCATTAGAACTGGATTCAGCAACTGTTTCCAGCTTGGGCCTGGCCGGCCTCCACCCTGGTCATGATgggtatttgaaaagtgaatcagtagatgggtgCTCCATTTCTATCTATCTCaagtaaatgttttgttttgttttgttttaatgggaTTTCAAACATGACAAAATATTAGTAGGAAGTAAATTTGGTTTAAATGGTACTTGAGAGCTCTGtcacattcttttaatttttctacatTTGAAGTTCAAAATGGAAAGTTAACAAGCAAGAAGTTAACTATCTAACGCTAAGCAGACAGCAAGAGCTGAACAACTCATCCCAGCACCTGAGGAGCCGGCACAGGCCTGCAAACCAGGCGCCCACAACCAGCTTCTAATCAGAATATTTCGAAGCACAGTAGGGTCCCCTTGTTGACTGGATTTTCAGCACtgacacatttttaagaaaacattataTCCTTTTGTATCTAAAGGATTATGAAACCAAAGGATCTTGAATTTACCCTGTGAATGATCCCAGCAGAGTGCAGATGCTTGATGCCACAAAGCATCTGGTAAAGAAGGTAGGACATTCTCTCATGGTCCAACTCCATGTGAATCACCTGACATAAGTTAGCATCCATTAATTCCATCACCAGATACCTGCAGAACAAGGAAACACTCAGCTGTGAACCGCAAAATTCCCAGAATGTTTTACAAAACAACAATATCTTACAATCACTGCACTGGGAAAAAGATAACTTTAGTTTCTCTAGATTTATACAAGGCATctggaaaagaaacaaatttgcAACAGAACTTTGTGAAATTTTCCCCAAGAACAtacaatgagctaacttacccaAGGTCTTGCAAGCTAAAAACAACTTTGATATCATGGTAAACAGGGTATCCCACACTCAAGCTGTCCTTCCTAGATTGCTCTGCTGTTGGACCATTCACAGCAGCGCACAGACCGTGCTGTTCCAAGGGGCTCCTGGTAATAAATGCACTGCTCTGCAGAGGATGGTAACAGGCAGAATGTGCAGCCGTGGGGGACTGTGAAACATGTGGGGAATCTCCATGCCATCATTCAATGTTACTGTGAAACTACAAAACTACTCTAAAAAACTGAAGTCTGATCTTTACAGAACATAAATCAGCAAAAGACAATTTCTGACCTCATTTCCTCACCAGCCATCACCCCATTTTCTAGCTCCCTTTGAAGGCAAAACTCCCCAGATGTGTCGGGACTCAACACCTCAAGCCTTGCTTCCTATTTCTTCTGAATCCCACTTGCTCAGGCTGCGCTCCCACACTGCTGAACTCTCCTCTTCGAGGATGCCTTCCACAGGGGCTTCTCAGCTGCAATCACCCTGTGAGCTGCTTCCTTTCCATGGATCTGTATGTACCAACTGATTCCAGCTCTCTGCGGAGCCCTCACATGCTTCCATATTGAAACATGCAGCCTGGCTCCCGACTcccactggcccagcctgacttttacTCTGTGCGCTCCTGGAGCCTGAACCTCTGTCTTGATTGTGTTTGTTGCCTGTCTCCCCCACATTTCTAGCAGATTCTAACAGGGAGTCTGCAATTCTTAAAATCAAAGGGATGCTTGCCTGTGTTGGCCAGCACCATGGTCAATCCAAGAATGGGAGGCGTTTTACTGGTTGGATATACCAATAAACTGAAGGTGAAAGTTTACTGTATTTTGTCTCACAGTCAGTGAGGCAACTCCATGGAAGACTCTGGGAACATATTACTCAAGGatatcatttcaaataattcctgTGAAAGCATGAAGGTCACCATCTTGGCTCTCAGGGCCCAGAGAAAGGATCCCTGCTACTCTGGAGAATTATTTCCAGTGAAGCGGATAATCCTCTGTTACTCCTTTGGTTAGATCTTCCTGCTGCGCTAATCAAAATACATGAGAAAAATTAAAGACCACTTCTGCTTATGGTTTGGAAGGTCACGGCCCCAAGTCAGGGACCCACTGGCTCAGGCAGCACTGAGCCAGGGAGCAGCCACCAGGCCCCTCTCACAGAGGCTATACCCCAACAACCTAGTGTGATTTGCTTCCTGTCTACTGTCCCACCTTCAGACCCCGTGATGTGATTAAGTTCCATCTTTTACTCACTTACAGACGGTTCAGAAGGTCAAGATTTTAACATATGAACGTTGGGAAgacattcaaattatttttgaagcTGTAACACCCTCAAGGTACAAATAACTATAAATAtccaatttttaaagtatttccttCACAAAGAAAAGTGTCTATAATTAAAATGTACTGTCACCTacagttccttctttttttctaaatttggtGTCTTTGATGCATAGTGCATTACTGAATAAAGTGGTACTTACACATCTTGAAATTCTTCTAGAGTTTTTTGTGGTGTAAATACATTTAACAAACTAATTATCTGAAATGAGAAGATTAATTATATCTCAGTATGTCAGATGACTCTGCTTGATTATAAAAAATTAAGCTTAGCATTAGAAAGTATTAAAGCTGGGAAAACAAAGTAGAACTCAGTGTTtccttttatgatttttattgcttttaccaaaacattttcttacataccttttgaaaaaaattatacatcaactgaaaacattttcattcaaAGTACTTTTAATCAAATCACTTGTGTATATATCTAGCAATTTAGATTACTATTGCTGAATTCAAACAtgggaatacttcaaaaagttcatggaacatagAAATTAAAGATtctattttggtataaaatttttgaaatccacgcatCTTTTCATAaacttcattttatataaattttatgaaGACCCTCTATTACGCAAGGAATTCAATATTTTCTTTGCAGCAAAatcaacttgtcttttaattccagtt
Encoded here:
- the MAPK9 gene encoding mitogen-activated protein kinase 9 isoform X6, producing MSDSKCDGQFYSVQVADSTFTVLKRYQQLKPIGSGAQGIVCAAFDTVLGINVAVKKLSRPFQNQTHAKRAYRELVLLKCVNHKNIISLLNVFTPQKTLEEFQDVYLVMELMDANLCQVIHMELDHERMSYLLYQMLCGIKHLHSAGIIHRDLKPSNIVVKSDCTLKILDFGLARTACTNFMMTPYVVTRYYRAPEVILGMGYKENVDIWSVGCIMAEMVLHKVLFPGRDYCCKLKAKIELISGQWVASWESW